Proteins encoded within one genomic window of Carassius auratus strain Wakin unplaced genomic scaffold, ASM336829v1 scaf_tig00008770, whole genome shotgun sequence:
- the LOC113072314 gene encoding ubiquitin carboxyl-terminal hydrolase 30 isoform X1, whose translation MPWCKQGATDKLVREFLRTGTAARNKMIKNWGVIGGIAAAMAAGVYVLWGPISDRKKKKKGMVPGLLNLGNTCFMNSLLQGLAACPSFIRWLEDSTNESSVHPGRTERETHLSRSLMQLLKALSSHDPGEDDVLDAGGLLEALRLYRWHISSFEEQDAHELFHVLTSSLEEERERQPRVAHLFDMQTLEKSVESKEKNISCRSGGPLHPIPSLWRSRHPFHGRLTSYMACKRCEQQSPVHYDSFDSLSLSIPSVKWGRPVTLDQCLQHFISSETIKDVECENCTKQQAGELVNRVILESQRTTFVKQLKLGKLPQCLCIHLQRLTWSKEGTPIKRQEHVQFTEYLSLDRYKHCTAGQNLPSTSRINKPVSAKAAVDPKEKTIANGVVSFADSEHCNNNKPLSNGTFPSVFLHSPGLSSQLNLTYDYSASEYLFRLTAVLVHHGDMHSGHFVTYRRCPATPRGTSPFSSQWLWVSDDSVRKASLQEALSSSAYLLFYERVQRRSLREEE comes from the exons ATGCCTTGGTGCAAACAGGGAGCTACAGACAAGCTTGTTCGAGAGTTCTTACGCACTGGAACCGCTGCAAG GAACAAGATGATTAAAAACTGGGGTGTAATTGGTGGAATAGCTGCTGCCATGGCTGCTGGAGTCTATGTACTATGGGGGCCAATTTCAgacaggaagaaaaagaaaaaag GTATGGTTCCTGGTCTGCTTAATCTGGGGAACACATGCTTTATGAACTCACTTCTCCAGGGCCTGGCAGCATGTCCTTCCTTCATCAGATGGCTTGAGGACTCCACAAATGAGAGCAGCGTCCATCCGGGGAGAACTGAGAGAGAGACTCATCTATCCAGATCTCTGATGCAGTTACTTAAAG CCCTGTCGAGTCACGATCCTGGAGAAGATGACGTTTTAGATGCGGGAGGCCTTTTAGAAGCTCTCAGACTTTACAGATGGCACATCAGCTCCTTTGAGGAACAG GATGCTCATGAGCTCTTTCATGTTCTTACATCATCATTAGAGGAGGAACGAGAACGTCAACCCAGAGTAGCTCACCTGTTCGACATGCAAACCCTGGAG AAATCTGTTGAGTCCAAAGAGAAAAACATAAGCTGCAGAAGTGGAG GCCCACTACATCCCATTCCAAGTTTATGGAGGTCTCGACACCCTTTTCATGGGCGGTTAACAAGTTATATGGCTTGTAAACGCTGTGAGCAGCAG AGTCCTGTGCACTATGATTCTTTCGACAGCTTGTCTCTTTCTATCCCGTCAGTAAAGTGG GGCCGACCAGTTACTTTGGACCAATGTCTACAGCATTTCATTTCCTCTGAAACCATCAAAGACGTGGAGTGTGAAAACTGTACCAAG CAACAGGCTGGAGAGCTTGTCAATAGAGTAATCCTTGAGAGTCAGAGGACGACATTTGTCAAGCAGCTGAAACTCGGAAAG TTGCCTCAGTGCCTCTGCATCCATTTGCAGAGACTGACTTGGTCTAAAGAGGGCACTCCCATTAAGAGACAAGAGCATGTTCAGTTTACAGAATATTTGTCTCTGGATCGATACAAACATTGTACTGCTGGTCAGAACCTCCCGAGCACCAGCAGAATAAATAAACCCGTATCTGCCAAAGCTGCTGTAGACCCAAAAGAAAAAACCATTGCTAATGGTGTTG TTTCATTTGCAGACTCAGAACACTGTAACAACAATAAGCCACTGTCCAATGGAACCTTTCCCTCCGTCTTTCTACACTCACCAGGACTGAGCTCACAACTCAACCTCACTTATGACTACAG CGCCTCAGAGTACCTCTTCCGCTTGACGGCCGTCCTGGTTCACCACGGCGACATGCACTCTGGACATTTTGTCACTTACCGCCGCTGCCCTGCCACTCCCCGAGGAACATCTCCTTTTAGCTCCCAGTGGCTCTGGGTGTCTGATGATTCGGTGAGGAAAGCCAGCCTCCAGGAGGCTCTCTCCTCCAGCGCATATCTGCTCTTTTATGAGCGAGTGCAAAGGCGCAGTCTGAGGGAAGAAGAGTAG
- the LOC113072314 gene encoding ubiquitin carboxyl-terminal hydrolase 30 isoform X2, producing the protein MPWCKQGATDKLVREFLRTGTAARNKMIKNWGVIGGIAAAMAAGVYVLWGPISDRKKKKKGMVPGLLNLGNTCFMNSLLQGLAACPSFIRWLEDSTNESSVHPGRTERETHLSRSLMQLLKALSSHDPGEDDVLDAGGLLEALRLYRWHISSFEEQDAHELFHVLTSSLEEERERQPRVAHLFDMQTLEKSVESKEKNISCRSGGPLHPIPSLWRSRHPFHGRLTSYMACKRCEQQSPVHYDSFDSLSLSIPSVKWGRPVTLDQCLQHFISSETIKDVECENCTKQQAGELVNRVILESQRTTFVKQLKLGKLPQCLCIHLQRLTWSKEGTPIKRQEHVQFTEYLSLDRYKHCTAGQNLPSTSRINKPVSAKAAVDPKEKTIANGVDSEHCNNNKPLSNGTFPSVFLHSPGLSSQLNLTYDYSASEYLFRLTAVLVHHGDMHSGHFVTYRRCPATPRGTSPFSSQWLWVSDDSVRKASLQEALSSSAYLLFYERVQRRSLREEE; encoded by the exons ATGCCTTGGTGCAAACAGGGAGCTACAGACAAGCTTGTTCGAGAGTTCTTACGCACTGGAACCGCTGCAAG GAACAAGATGATTAAAAACTGGGGTGTAATTGGTGGAATAGCTGCTGCCATGGCTGCTGGAGTCTATGTACTATGGGGGCCAATTTCAgacaggaagaaaaagaaaaaag GTATGGTTCCTGGTCTGCTTAATCTGGGGAACACATGCTTTATGAACTCACTTCTCCAGGGCCTGGCAGCATGTCCTTCCTTCATCAGATGGCTTGAGGACTCCACAAATGAGAGCAGCGTCCATCCGGGGAGAACTGAGAGAGAGACTCATCTATCCAGATCTCTGATGCAGTTACTTAAAG CCCTGTCGAGTCACGATCCTGGAGAAGATGACGTTTTAGATGCGGGAGGCCTTTTAGAAGCTCTCAGACTTTACAGATGGCACATCAGCTCCTTTGAGGAACAG GATGCTCATGAGCTCTTTCATGTTCTTACATCATCATTAGAGGAGGAACGAGAACGTCAACCCAGAGTAGCTCACCTGTTCGACATGCAAACCCTGGAG AAATCTGTTGAGTCCAAAGAGAAAAACATAAGCTGCAGAAGTGGAG GCCCACTACATCCCATTCCAAGTTTATGGAGGTCTCGACACCCTTTTCATGGGCGGTTAACAAGTTATATGGCTTGTAAACGCTGTGAGCAGCAG AGTCCTGTGCACTATGATTCTTTCGACAGCTTGTCTCTTTCTATCCCGTCAGTAAAGTGG GGCCGACCAGTTACTTTGGACCAATGTCTACAGCATTTCATTTCCTCTGAAACCATCAAAGACGTGGAGTGTGAAAACTGTACCAAG CAACAGGCTGGAGAGCTTGTCAATAGAGTAATCCTTGAGAGTCAGAGGACGACATTTGTCAAGCAGCTGAAACTCGGAAAG TTGCCTCAGTGCCTCTGCATCCATTTGCAGAGACTGACTTGGTCTAAAGAGGGCACTCCCATTAAGAGACAAGAGCATGTTCAGTTTACAGAATATTTGTCTCTGGATCGATACAAACATTGTACTGCTGGTCAGAACCTCCCGAGCACCAGCAGAATAAATAAACCCGTATCTGCCAAAGCTGCTGTAGACCCAAAAGAAAAAACCATTGCTAATGGTGTTG ACTCAGAACACTGTAACAACAATAAGCCACTGTCCAATGGAACCTTTCCCTCCGTCTTTCTACACTCACCAGGACTGAGCTCACAACTCAACCTCACTTATGACTACAG CGCCTCAGAGTACCTCTTCCGCTTGACGGCCGTCCTGGTTCACCACGGCGACATGCACTCTGGACATTTTGTCACTTACCGCCGCTGCCCTGCCACTCCCCGAGGAACATCTCCTTTTAGCTCCCAGTGGCTCTGGGTGTCTGATGATTCGGTGAGGAAAGCCAGCCTCCAGGAGGCTCTCTCCTCCAGCGCATATCTGCTCTTTTATGAGCGAGTGCAAAGGCGCAGTCTGAGGGAAGAAGAGTAG
- the LOC113072312 gene encoding peroxisomal membrane protein 2-like: MPTQSVLVRDSSFLRRVLQQYLSLLKKYPVITKSVTSGFLSAVGNLLSQALEYRKNSKENSPKKKISFLGPLHYAIFGLFITGPVSHYIYQLLEVLLPTTVPYCLIKRLLLERLIFAPAFLLLFYVVMNALEGKTLTDVQNKLKTSYWPAMKMNWKVWDPHFQFININYVPVQFRVLFANLVALFWYAYLASVRK; the protein is encoded by the exons ATGCCAACGCAAAGCGTACTTGTCCGAGATTCCTCTTTTCTGAGGAGGGTACTACAGCAGTACCTGAGTTTGTTAAAGAAATATCCAGTCATCACCAAATCGGTTACGAG TGGTTTTCTATCTGCTGTGGGAAATCTTCTATCTCAAGCTTTGGAGTACAGGAAGAACAGCAAAGAAAATAGCccgaaaaagaaaatcagttttctGGGACCTTTACACTATGCAATATTTGG actttttaTCACTGGTCCAGTCAGTCATTACATTTACCAGCTCTTGGAGGTGCTGTTGCCAACCACTGTCCCATACTGCCTGATCAAGCGCCTTCTGCTGGAACGTCTAATATTCGCCCCTGCTTTCCTCTTGCTCTTTTACGTGGTTATGAATGCTTTGGAG GGCAAGACACTCACAGATGTTCAAAACAAACTTAAAACAAGTTACTGGCCTGCAATGAAGATGAACTGGAAAGTTTGGGACCCCCATTTTCAGTTCATCAATATCAACTATGTGCCTGTACAG TTTCGAGTGCTGTTTGCCAACCTGGTTGCTTTATTCTGGTATGCCTACCTAGCCTCTGTGAGGAAATGA